GGCGCAGCCCTGCGTTGCGCAGCGCCCGGGATCGACGTGATGAGACACTGCTGCCCGAGATCGAGCGCGTGTGGCAGGCCAACCAGCAGGTCTACGGTGCCGTGAAGGTCTGGAAGCAGCTCCGGCGCGAAGGCATTGCTGTGGCCCGCTGCACGGTCGAGCGGCTGATGCGCCGCCAGGGCCTGCGCGGCGTCATTCGCGGCAAGGCGGTGCGCACCACGATCAGCAACCCCGCGGCTCCGTGTCCCCTGGATCGGGTCAACCGCCAGTTCACGGCCGAGCGGCCCAACCCGCTGTGGGTCTCCGACTTCACCTACGTCTCGACTTGGCAGGGCTGGGTGTATGTCGCCTTCGTCATCGACGTGTTTGCCCGTTATATCGTCGGCTGGCGCGTGAGCCGCACGATGACCACGGACTTCGTGCTCGATGCGCTGGAGCAGGCCCTCTACGCCCGTCAGCCCGAACGCGACGCCTTGATCCACCACAGCGACAAAGGGTCTCAATATGTCAGCATCCGTTACGCCGAACGACTCCAGGAGGCCGGTATCGAACCCTCCGTCGGCAGCACGGGCGACAGTTACGACAATGCTCTGGCCGAAACGATCAACGGCCTGTACAAGGCCGAAATCATCCATCGGCGTGGCCCCTGGAAATCCGCCGATGCCGTCGAGTGGGCCACCTTGGAATGGGTGTCCTGGTTCAACAACCAACGCCTGATGGAACCCCTGGGCTATATCCCGCCCGCAGAAGCTGAGGCACTGTATGGTCCGTCCTCCCAAAGCAAGCGCTTTGACCGTGTAGAGATAAGTGGGTCTGCATCAATGTATTCGGCTTCGTGATGAAGACCTCCTCGGTCTTCGAGCCCTGATGGGAATACGCGCCTGGGTGTCCTTTAAACTACACGGCGTCTATAACGCAACGCCCTTTTGCCTCAGCGGGTTTTCACCCAGGCCGATGGGCCGTTATCGCCATCACGTGCTAGCGCTTGCAAACCGGGTGGGTTAACCGATAGTAATCTCCTCTGAGCGTTCGCGACTTGGCACTGACGCTCATTTCTGCAGAAGCGACTCAGGCGACCTCGAGCAGGCTCAGACGAGGCCGATAGTCCTCACCATGCGCCAGTACCGCCCAGGCGATGCGGGCGAGCTTGTTGGCCAGCGCTACCGCAGTGACATTGCTCGGGCGTCGCGCCTTGAGTTCGCGCAACCACGGCCCCAGACGGTCACTGCGTTTGTCGCCACCTCGCAGCACGGCTCGAGCACCATGAATGAGCAGCATACGTAGGTACGTGTTGGCGCGCTTGGAAATGCCAAGCAGACGTGGCTTGCCGCCGGTAGAGTGCTGGCGCGGTACCAGTCCCAGGAAAGCGGCCATCTCGCGGCCACAATGAAACTGCTTGCCGTCGCCGATGGTGGCCACCATCGCGGTAGCGGTCAGCACCCCAATACCCGGAATGCTGAGCAGGTGCGGGCAAGCCGTATCGGTTGCTGCGATGACCTCGATCTCGGCGTTGAGTGTGGCGATGCGCGCCTCCAGCCCGCTGATCTGCTGCCAGATCTGGTCGATCAGAGCTCGCAGCCGATCCGAGAGTTCGTTGTCGGCGTCCTCCAGCACCTCGGGCAGTCGGCGGCGTAGTGCCGCCACTCCCTTGGGAACGGTCATGCCCCGCTCGAGCAGGAACGCACGCAGCTGATTGATCAGCGCGGTGCGCTGGCCCATAAGCAGCGAGCGGGCGCGGTGCAGCGCCTGCAGATCCTGCTGCTCGACCGTCTTGAGGGTGACGAAGCGCATGGTCGGGCGCATCACCGCCTCGGCGATGGCCTCGGCATCGTTGAAATCGGATTTGTTGGATTTGACGTAAGGTTTGACGAACTGGGCTGCCATCAAGCGCACAGTGTGGCCGAAGCGTTCAAAGCGCCGCCCCAGGTGCTGGGAGCCACCACATGCTTCCATGCCGACCTTGCAGTGGGCGAGCTTGCCCATGAAGCGCATCAGCGCGCTTCGCGTAAACTGGCGCCTCAGCACGACCTCGCCGATTGCGTTCAGTCCCACGGCGTGAAAGACGTTCTTGCCAATATCGATGCCCAGCGTTTCAATGTTCATGATAGTCTGCCTCCTTGTCGTCAGGGGTACCACTGCGCCCCCTCTGTCTCATTGAAGCCGAAAAAAGAGAGGGCGGACCATCCCATTAACTACTACCGGCAACTCAGGCAGCCAGCCTCCGTTGCCGCTTAACTTCAACCAAACAGCCTCCGCGTTTCCCGGGGCGGTTCAGGGTGCCACAAACCACCCCATGCGGGATAGGGAAAAGGCCCCCAGGGGTGATTCCAGCCCATGCACCGAGCCCAACCCGGCCTGCGCTGGAGTTATTGTCAAATCTGGTGTTTGGCCAGTTGAATCAAGCGGCGACCTAGTCATCTGTTGTTACCTCAACACCATCTTTGAATTGGATTCCGGTTACCACCTTGGCCAGGTAATCGAAACCGCGTAATCGTCTCCATTTCTTCTCGGCACACAGGCCGAGCTTGAACATCATATGCAGCATGCCGTCACGCGACAGGCACCCCTTGGATCGTTTGGTCCGATGGCGAATTGTCCCGAAGGTCGATTCGATCGGATTGCTGGTTCGGATGCTCTGCCAATGCGGGGCCGGAAAATCGTAGAAGGCCAGCAACGCCTCACGGTCCTTGTGCAGACAGACGGCGGCCTTTGGATACTTCGGCTCATAGGTCTTGAGGAACAGGTCGAAGGCCTTTTCCGCATCGGCCCGTGTCTGTGCCTGCCAGATCTCGTGTAGCGCCTGTTTCGCTTTTGGCTGGACCGATTTTGGCAAACCGTTCAGCACGTTCATCGTCTTGTGCATCCAGCAGCGCTGTTGGCGTGTCTTGGGATACGCTTCCTCCAGTGCCGCCCAGAAGCCCATGGCACCATCACCAATGGCCAGTTCCGGTACGTTCATGCCACGGGCCTTCAGCTTCAGCAACACCTCTCGCCAGCTCTGCGTGGACTCTCTCACCCCGTCCTCGATGGCCAGAAAACGCTTCTGGCCGCGCGCGTTCACGCCGATCACCACCAGAGCACACAGCTTGGCTTGCTCGGCGCGAAGGCCGCTGTACACACCGTCGGTCCACACATAGACTCAGCGGTCCCTGTCCAGGCGATCTTCGCACCAGGGGCCCGGTACTCCTGGCCCCAGACCTGCTTCAACCGCGATACTGTGCTGGCCGATAGACCCTCGGTGTCCGGACCGACAAGAACCTTCAGCGCTTCTGTCATCTCGCCGCTGGATACGCCCTTCAGATACAGCCAGGGCAATGCCGCTTCCAGCGACCGTGTCTTGCGCACATACGGCGGCACCAGCGCTGAACGAAACGTCACCGGCTCGCCGGTCTTCGCCCGAACCTTGGGGATCCGGACGGTCACCGGCCCCAAGGCGGTCTGCAGCTTGCGAGCAGGCAGGTGACCGCTGCGCACCACACCCGCCTTGCCGTCCTCTGTACGTCGATCCGCATGCTCTGCCAGCAAGGTCTCTAACTCGGCCTCCACGGCTTGATAAATCAGGCGTTCCGCGCCTGCTCTCAGCAGTTCGGTCAGCGGATCATTTCCCGCCTCTCGACCCGCCAGCCCAATCACGTTATTCTCGCTCATAGTGGCGTATCTCCTCAGGTTGGCTTAGTTGTCTCGCAACAACAAATCAACCAGATGCGCCGCTTTTCTTCAACACCTCAAACACCAGATTCGGTTATAACTCATAACAGTCTGCCAGCGGGCCTTGTAGATTTGCGCGATGGTGATGGCAGCGACTGAGAAATTGTTGGTCAGAAAGACAGAGTGCTTGCCCGTTTCGCCGTCGCGGTAGCCGATAGGGCGAAGCCGTATCGGGCATCGTTTCGCCTTGAGTCCGGTCAGTTCAATGGTTTGCTCGCAGGTCACACCCTTGGCCTTGATGACCGGATGATGTTCAATGACCTTGTATGCGGTATTCTTGCGCTGTCGGGTCACGAAAAATAGGCCGTTCTTATTCAACTGGTTATACTAGGCGTAATCGGTATAGCCGTGATCGATGGCGAAAATACGGAATTTGACCCAGGGAAAAACGCCCAGACACAGATCGACGGTGGATGCGTCGAGTGAATAGAGCGTGTTTTTGAAACGAAAGCCGTGGCGCGGCGCACGCGCTTGACACTGGACAAGCAGTTTCCCGACCAGCTGCAAGGTATAGGGTGGCTGTTCATTGACCCTGGCCAGTGACGATCAAATCACCACAACTGCGCCCAAATGGTACAGCTTGGCAACTTGTGCAGAGATGTTGGAGACCACGTCGCGCAAACTGGAATGACCCGTAAGGTGTGCTGTCGCCATAGCGACGAACTGCGACCAACGGGTGATCTTGCAAAGTTTCCGGCCTTCATGGTGCCGATTTGCCAAGGCTCGAATTCATATCTCGGAACCCGCTTGAGTCATTGTGAGAACACGGCACCATGATGAGCCAATATCTTAACTCTTTCTTGTTTATCAATTCATTGTCTCGATTGCATCGTATCAAAACAAGTCGGTTTTCAGGCCTTTTTCATGCCTCGTTTATGGGACAGGAGTGATCCGGGCTAGAAATACGGCAGCGACAACTGCTGCGGCAACGCGAACCGCTCATCGTACTCGACATGCACAAAATACAAACCGTCCGGCGGCGCAGTCACCCCGCCCCGCGTACGGTCACGAAGCGCCAGCACCTCACGCGGCCAATCGGTGCTTCGTTCACCCTTGCCTACAGCAATCAGCACACCGGCGATGTTTCGCACCATATGATGGAGGAAAGCATTCGCATGCACGTCGATGTAGACATAGTCTCCATTGCGCGTGATGTCCAGCGAGTATACGCGACGAACCGGGCTCTTCGCCTGGCAGGCCAATGCCCGATAGCTGGAGAAATCATGTTCGCCAATGAGGTGGCGGGCGCCTGCCTGCATCGCATCAACATCCAATGGCGCATGCACCCATGTCACGCGTCCGCGTTGCAAACCGGGGCGCACCCATCGATTCAGAATAACGTAACGATAACGACGTGAGCGCGCCGCAAATCGCGCATGAAATCCGGCTTCGACCTCAACCGCCCACAGCAGACAGATGTCTTGCGGCAAGTTCGAATTCCCGCCGAGCACCCATGAGCGCATGGCTCGCCGTGCGCCGACCTCAAAATGAATAACCTGACCGAGTCCATGCACACCCGCATCCGTACGGCCTGCGCAAATGACCCGCACGGCTTCATTCGCGACCTTGGAAAGCGCCCGTTCAACACAGCCCTGCACCGTTCGCACGCCGTCCTGCAACTGCCAACCCCTGAACGCGGAGCCATCGTATTCGATACCGACCGCAATACGCATCGCCTACCCCATCCGGACACATCAACAAATGAACCGCATACGATCACCAAACCATGTATGACATGCAAACTTGCGACGGTCATAAACGAACAGAGGCCGGACAGCAACGCCGCCCGGCCTCTGACAACCCTCCGTGTCACATCAGCTCAATTGATTGAGCAATCGTTCAGCCTCTTTTTTCTGCTCGGGATTGCCTTCCGCAATCACCTCTTCCAGCGCGCTGCGGGCACCTTCATCATCGCCCATATCGATATAAGCCTTGGCAAGATCGAGATTGGTTGCGGCAGTATCCGAACCCAGCGTCGTTGCATCGTCAGTGCGCACAGCTTCCTGGACCGTCTCGTCGCCTTGCCCCTCATCCTCCGCCTCATCGATCAGGAAGGCATGCTCATCCGTCTCTACAGCCGTCTTCGTCGGCTCGTTCGCATCCGACAATTCGGTATCCAGATCGGACATATCGACATCAAGATCCAGAACATCGAGATCGTCAGTTTCGCCATCTTCGGCCTCAGCATCAGCCAGCTCACCAAGATCGAAGTCCACAGCGCCATCATCGGGCTGCTCCGCAGCCGTGTCGGTTTTCTCATCCGCCTCAAAATCGCCCAAATCGAAATCCAGGGCACTCAGAGTTTCCGCATCCGATTCATCGGCCGCGCCCGATGCCTTATCCGCCGTATCCGAACTCAACCCGTCGATTGACAGCATGTCATCCAGATCGCCCAGATCAAGCATGTCGTCGGACTCGTCCACCACATGTTCATCGACTGACTCTTGCTCCTTCTCCGGAGCAAGATTGTCCATATCAAAATCGAGATCATCGTCTGCAACCGGCTCATCGGTCTTGAAGTCGGTCTCGGGCAGGTTCAACTCTTCCCCGGCCGGCTCCGCTGCAATGACGTCGGCAGGTGTCAAGTCGCCTGTATCAGTACCCGTGAACAAGGGGTTATCCGGCACGAGTTCCTTGCCCAGAGTCGCAACACGAATCCACAGTGGATCGACCTCCGGATGCGGCATATCGTCGTGCAGTGCATTGG
This genomic stretch from Acidihalobacter ferrooxydans harbors:
- the truA gene encoding tRNA pseudouridine(38-40) synthase TruA; the protein is MRIAVGIEYDGSAFRGWQLQDGVRTVQGCVERALSKVANEAVRVICAGRTDAGVHGLGQVIHFEVGARRAMRSWVLGGNSNLPQDICLLWAVEVEAGFHARFAARSRRYRYVILNRWVRPGLQRGRVTWVHAPLDVDAMQAGARHLIGEHDFSSYRALACQAKSPVRRVYSLDITRNGDYVYIDVHANAFLHHMVRNIAGVLIAVGKGERSTDWPREVLALRDRTRGGVTAPPDGLYFVHVEYDERFALPQQLSLPYF
- a CDS encoding IS110 family transposase, with protein sequence MNIETLGIDIGKNVFHAVGLNAIGEVVLRRQFTRSALMRFMGKLAHCKVGMEACGGSQHLGRRFERFGHTVRLMAAQFVKPYVKSNKSDFNDAEAIAEAVMRPTMRFVTLKTVEQQDLQALHRARSLLMGQRTALINQLRAFLLERGMTVPKGVAALRRRLPEVLEDADNELSDRLRALIDQIWQQISGLEARIATLNAEIEVIAATDTACPHLLSIPGIGVLTATAMVATIGDGKQFHCGREMAAFLGLVPRQHSTGGKPRLLGISKRANTYLRMLLIHGARAVLRGGDKRSDRLGPWLRELKARRPSNVTAVALANKLARIAWAVLAHGEDYRPRLSLLEVA
- a CDS encoding IS3 family transposase (programmed frameshift), with product MNKAKKYSPEVRERAVRLVQERRGEYPSLWSAVESIAPKIGCSANTLHEWVKRAEVDGGTRPGTTSAEAQRIKELERENKELRRANEILRTASGFFRPGGARPQAQVVSRYAYIDQHRDAFGVEPICRVLQIAPSAYRRHAARRRSPALRSARDRRDETLLPEIERVWQANQQVYGAVKVWKQLRREGIAVARCTVERLMRRQGLRGVIRGKAVRTTISNPAAPCPLDRVNRQFTAERPNPLWVSDFTYVSTWQGWVYVAFVIDVFARYIVGWRVSRTMTTDFVLDALEQALYARQPERDALIHHSDKGSQYVSIRYAERLQEAGIEPSVGSTGDSYDNALAETINGLYKAEIIHRRGPWKSADAVEWATLEWVSWFNNQRLMEPLGYIPPAEAEALYGPSSQSKRFDRVEISGSASMYSAS
- a CDS encoding transposase produces the protein MNKNGLFFVTRQRKNTAYKVIEHHPVIKAKGVTCEQTIELTGLKAKRCPIRLRPIGYRDGETGKHSVFLTNNFSVAAITIAQIYKARWQTVMSYNRIWCLRC
- a CDS encoding DUF4372 domain-containing protein, whose product is MANRHHEGRKLCKITRWSQFVAMATAHLTGHSSLRDVVSNISAQVAKLYHLGAVVVI